A single region of the Gracilibacillus caseinilyticus genome encodes:
- the carB gene encoding carbamoyl-phosphate synthase large subunit: MPKRTDINKILVIGSGPIVIGQAAEFDYSGTQACQSLKEEGYTVILANSNPATIMTDHTIADTVYMEPLSVEFLSKIIRKERPDAVLPTLGGQTGLNLAVSLDESGILHEYNVELLGTKLDAIQNAEDREKFRTLMNEINEPVPESQIVNTVEQALDFADEIGYPLIVRPAYTLGGTGGGMCYNEADLRDITRNGLSLSPVNQCLIERNIAGFKEIEYEVMRDKNDQAIVVCNMENIDPVGIHTGDSIVVAPSQTLSDREYQMLRSASLKIIRALEIEGGCNVQLAIDPYSFQYYIIEVNPRVSRSSALASKATGYPIAKIAAKIAIGMTLDEIMNPITETTYACYEPALDYIVTKFPRFPFDKFVLGNRTLGTQMKATGEVMAIGRNFEESLLKGIRSLDISGEDFYLPKIADESMKVLKERLVKADDERIYVLAEALRKGLSVEEIFNLTKIDRFFLDKIKKIIDFERKLADIPQNIDLLKEAKTLGLSDTQIARVWNVDVDEVYQLRIAENILPVYKMVDTCAAEFESATPYFYSAYEEENESEVTNRKKVLVIGSGPIRIGQGIEFDYATVHSVLALKEAGYEAIIMNSNPETVSTDFSVSDKLYFEPLTLEDVMHVVELEKPEGVIVQFGGQTAINLAEGLERRGVQILGTPLTAIDAAEDRDKFEQLLQELNIPQPQGKSVRQLDQAKEAAAEIGYPVLVRPSYVIGGSQMEIVYNQEELESYLAKTNHIKHKHPVLIDKYLTGIEVEVDAISDGETTIIPGVMEHIERAGVHSGDSIAVYPTQRLSEEIKHKCVDITINIAEKLGVRGLINIQFVVHKNEVYVLEVNPRASRTIPFLSKITGVTMANIATRCIIGESLANMGYKKGLLSEPETVSVKVPVFSFEKLRSVDTMLGPEMKSTGEAIGRDRTLEKALYKGLTASGLKIPMEGAVLITVADKDKEEASQLAQRFFELGFTMYATEGTANVLREMNLPVTEVGKVGADDKNVISVIEQGEVQLVVNSLTSGKKPRSDGFRIRREAVEHGVPCLTSLDTAEAIVNVIDSTTFTAKPAVEGKAIIL; encoded by the coding sequence ATGCCAAAAAGAACAGATATTAACAAAATTTTAGTGATCGGATCAGGACCAATTGTCATCGGACAGGCTGCGGAGTTTGATTATTCTGGAACGCAAGCTTGTCAGTCGTTAAAAGAAGAAGGTTATACCGTTATTTTGGCTAATTCCAATCCAGCGACGATCATGACAGACCATACGATAGCAGACACGGTTTATATGGAACCTTTAAGCGTTGAATTCCTGTCCAAAATCATTCGAAAAGAACGCCCTGACGCAGTATTGCCGACACTTGGCGGTCAAACAGGTTTGAATCTGGCTGTTTCTTTAGATGAATCAGGTATTTTGCACGAATACAATGTAGAATTGTTAGGTACGAAATTAGACGCGATTCAAAATGCCGAAGACCGTGAAAAATTCCGAACGTTGATGAATGAAATCAACGAACCAGTACCAGAGAGTCAAATAGTGAATACAGTGGAACAAGCATTAGATTTTGCCGATGAAATTGGTTATCCATTAATTGTTCGTCCTGCCTATACATTAGGGGGAACAGGTGGTGGAATGTGCTACAATGAAGCAGATTTAAGAGATATTACTAGAAATGGATTATCGCTTTCTCCGGTAAACCAATGTTTAATTGAACGAAATATTGCTGGTTTTAAAGAAATTGAATATGAAGTAATGCGTGATAAAAACGATCAAGCTATCGTTGTTTGTAATATGGAAAATATTGATCCGGTCGGTATACATACCGGTGATTCCATCGTAGTAGCTCCATCTCAAACGTTAAGTGACAGAGAATACCAAATGCTTCGCTCTGCATCACTGAAAATTATCCGTGCTTTGGAAATAGAAGGTGGCTGTAACGTTCAGTTAGCGATCGATCCATACAGTTTTCAATATTATATTATCGAAGTAAATCCGCGAGTAAGTCGATCTTCTGCGTTAGCATCGAAGGCTACAGGTTATCCTATTGCGAAAATTGCAGCAAAAATCGCAATAGGTATGACTTTGGATGAAATCATGAACCCTATTACGGAAACAACTTATGCATGTTATGAACCAGCACTAGATTATATCGTAACGAAATTCCCACGCTTTCCATTCGATAAGTTTGTATTAGGGAATCGTACGCTAGGAACACAAATGAAAGCAACTGGAGAAGTTATGGCAATCGGACGTAATTTTGAAGAGTCTTTATTAAAAGGTATCCGTTCATTAGATATTAGTGGCGAAGATTTCTATTTACCTAAAATCGCAGATGAATCAATGAAAGTGCTAAAAGAGCGCTTAGTGAAAGCTGATGACGAACGTATTTATGTATTAGCGGAAGCTTTACGTAAAGGGCTATCTGTTGAAGAGATTTTTAACTTAACAAAAATTGATCGCTTCTTCTTAGATAAAATTAAGAAAATCATTGATTTTGAACGTAAATTAGCAGACATTCCACAAAATATCGATTTACTGAAAGAAGCGAAAACTCTTGGATTATCTGATACTCAAATCGCTCGTGTCTGGAATGTTGATGTAGATGAAGTATACCAACTGCGTATCGCAGAGAACATCTTACCAGTGTATAAAATGGTAGATACGTGTGCTGCAGAATTTGAATCAGCGACACCATACTTTTACAGTGCATACGAAGAAGAGAATGAGTCAGAAGTAACAAATCGCAAGAAAGTATTAGTAATTGGCTCTGGACCGATCCGCATTGGACAGGGGATTGAATTCGACTATGCAACTGTGCACTCCGTACTGGCATTAAAAGAAGCTGGTTATGAAGCAATCATCATGAATAGTAATCCGGAAACAGTGTCTACTGATTTCAGTGTTTCGGATAAACTATACTTCGAACCGTTAACATTAGAAGATGTCATGCATGTTGTAGAATTGGAAAAACCAGAAGGAGTAATCGTTCAGTTCGGTGGTCAGACAGCGATCAATCTTGCAGAAGGTTTAGAAAGACGAGGAGTTCAAATACTAGGAACACCTCTTACAGCAATAGATGCAGCAGAGGATCGTGACAAATTCGAACAATTATTACAAGAATTAAATATTCCACAGCCACAAGGTAAAAGCGTTCGTCAGCTTGACCAAGCTAAAGAAGCTGCAGCTGAGATTGGCTATCCGGTATTAGTACGTCCATCGTATGTTATCGGTGGAAGTCAGATGGAAATTGTCTATAATCAGGAAGAATTGGAAAGTTATTTAGCGAAGACCAATCATATTAAACATAAGCATCCAGTTTTAATTGACAAATATCTAACAGGTATTGAAGTTGAAGTAGATGCGATTAGTGATGGGGAAACGACGATTATACCAGGCGTGATGGAGCACATTGAACGCGCTGGTGTACACTCTGGGGACTCAATTGCGGTATACCCGACACAACGTTTATCTGAAGAGATCAAACACAAATGTGTGGACATTACCATTAATATCGCGGAAAAATTAGGCGTACGCGGCTTGATCAATATTCAGTTTGTCGTTCACAAAAATGAAGTCTATGTGCTGGAAGTAAATCCAAGAGCAAGCCGTACCATACCGTTCTTAAGTAAGATTACGGGCGTCACAATGGCAAATATTGCAACTCGTTGTATCATTGGTGAATCATTAGCCAATATGGGATACAAAAAGGGATTATTATCAGAACCAGAAACAGTATCGGTAAAAGTACCGGTATTCTCCTTTGAGAAATTACGCAGCGTTGATACAATGCTTGGACCAGAAATGAAATCGACCGGGGAAGCAATTGGGCGAGACAGAACGTTAGAAAAAGCACTTTATAAAGGATTAACGGCTTCAGGATTAAAGATACCAATGGAAGGTGCAGTCTTGATTACAGTTGCTGATAAAGACAAAGAAGAAGCAAGTCAACTAGCTCAGCGTTTCTTTGAACTTGGCTTTACCATGTATGCGACAGAAGGTACTGCAAACGTCCTTAGAGAAATGAATTTGCCAGTAACCGAAGTAGGAAAAGTAGGAGCAGATGACAAGAACGTAATCTCTGTTATTGAACAAGGAGAAGTACAGCTTGTGGTCAACTCGTTAACATCAGGTAAGAAACCTCGTTCAGATGGATTTAGGATTCGTCGTGAAGCAGTGGAACATGGGGTACCTTGTTTAACAAGCCTTGATACAGCAGAAGCAATTGTGAATGTGATTGACTCAACTACGTTTACTGCAAAACCAGCAGTTGAAGGGAAGGCAATAATACTTTGA
- a CDS encoding dihydroorotate dehydrogenase: MSLSTKMPGLTLKNPVMPASGCFGFGKEYSQFFDLNELGAIIVKAATREARYGNPTPRVAETASGMLNAIGLQNPGVEKIIDEELPFLRQFDTPVIANVAGSTVEEYEHVTKALNRSEDVSALELNISCPNVKEGGVQFGTDPELAKEVTYAVKQASNYPVYVKLSPNVANIIGMAKAVADGGADGISMINTLTGMQINLKQRKPIIANKTGGLSGPAVKPIAIRMIYEVRQALDLPIIGIGGIVTAEDVVEYLLAGANAVAVGTANFQNPLACPEIIQALPDVLNKYGFESVEDAIGKGHEA; encoded by the coding sequence ATGAGTTTATCGACTAAAATGCCAGGACTGACTTTAAAGAATCCGGTAATGCCTGCTTCCGGCTGTTTCGGTTTCGGAAAAGAATACAGTCAGTTTTTTGACCTGAACGAACTGGGTGCGATTATCGTAAAAGCCGCTACTAGAGAGGCACGTTATGGTAACCCGACTCCACGTGTTGCAGAAACAGCAAGCGGAATGTTGAATGCAATTGGTTTACAAAATCCAGGTGTGGAAAAAATCATTGATGAAGAACTACCTTTTTTAAGACAATTCGATACACCTGTTATAGCAAATGTTGCTGGCAGTACGGTTGAAGAATACGAGCACGTGACGAAAGCACTGAACCGTTCAGAAGACGTATCTGCTCTTGAACTGAATATTTCATGTCCCAATGTGAAAGAAGGCGGCGTGCAATTTGGGACAGACCCTGAGTTAGCAAAAGAAGTGACGTATGCAGTAAAGCAAGCAAGTAACTATCCGGTTTACGTCAAACTATCTCCAAATGTAGCGAATATCATAGGCATGGCTAAAGCAGTAGCTGATGGTGGAGCAGACGGAATCTCCATGATTAATACGTTAACAGGTATGCAAATCAACTTGAAGCAACGTAAGCCGATCATAGCAAATAAAACCGGTGGCTTATCAGGTCCAGCAGTAAAACCAATTGCGATCCGAATGATTTATGAAGTGCGTCAAGCATTAGATCTTCCGATTATCGGTATTGGAGGCATCGTGACTGCTGAAGATGTGGTAGAATATCTTTTGGCAGGTGCAAATGCCGTAGCGGTAGGAACAGCCAATTTCCAAAATCCGTTAGCCTGCCCTGAGATTATTCAGGCATTACCAGACGTATTGAATAAATATGGGTTTGAATCTGTAGAAGATGCAATTGGAAAGGGGCATGAAGCGTGA
- a CDS encoding carbamoyl phosphate synthase small subunit, with protein MRRQLILEDGTVFNGEAFGSLNESIGEVVFNTGMTGYQETLSDPSYCGQIVTMTYPLIGNYGINRDDFETINPSIFGFVVKEYCQTPSNFRSDENLDEFLKANNIPGIAGIDTRKLTKILRKHGTMRGILTEAGAEDERAEEKLSQSTPMHDQVAQVSTIKPYVSPGRGFRIVLVDFGMKHGILRELTKRNCNVTVVPYNYSADNILRLKPDGIMLTNGPGDPKKVPEAIEMIKDVIPSVPTFGICLGHQLLSLACGADTDKLKFGHRGSNHPVYDYETKRTYLTSQNHGYAVTAESLEETDLELTQVALNDKTVEGVKHTVYPAFSVQYHPESSPGPDDTNYLFDKFMQTIESYQSANKEEV; from the coding sequence ATGAGAAGACAGCTAATTTTAGAGGACGGTACGGTATTTAACGGGGAAGCATTTGGTTCCTTAAATGAAAGTATTGGGGAAGTAGTCTTTAACACAGGGATGACTGGTTATCAGGAAACTTTATCAGATCCGTCATATTGTGGACAAATTGTTACCATGACCTATCCGTTAATCGGAAATTACGGTATTAATCGCGATGACTTCGAAACGATTAATCCTTCCATATTCGGTTTTGTAGTCAAAGAATATTGCCAGACACCGTCTAATTTTCGCAGTGACGAGAATTTGGACGAGTTTTTAAAAGCCAATAATATTCCTGGTATTGCTGGTATTGATACACGAAAGTTGACAAAGATTTTGCGTAAACATGGTACGATGCGTGGCATCTTGACAGAGGCTGGCGCAGAAGACGAACGTGCAGAAGAGAAACTCTCTCAGTCAACTCCGATGCACGATCAGGTTGCACAGGTTTCGACAATTAAACCATACGTATCTCCAGGAAGAGGCTTTCGTATTGTTCTTGTTGATTTTGGCATGAAGCATGGTATTCTGCGTGAATTGACGAAACGAAACTGTAATGTAACAGTAGTACCATATAATTATAGTGCAGATAATATTCTCCGCTTAAAACCAGATGGTATCATGCTTACCAACGGACCAGGAGATCCGAAAAAAGTACCAGAAGCGATCGAAATGATTAAAGATGTCATTCCATCGGTACCGACTTTTGGTATTTGCCTAGGCCATCAACTGCTTTCGTTAGCTTGCGGAGCAGATACGGATAAATTGAAATTTGGTCACCGTGGTTCGAACCATCCGGTATATGATTATGAAACGAAGCGTACGTATTTGACTTCACAGAATCATGGCTATGCGGTAACCGCGGAATCATTAGAAGAGACTGATTTAGAACTAACACAGGTTGCTTTAAATGATAAAACGGTTGAAGGAGTTAAGCATACTGTTTATCCGGCTTTTTCCGTACAATATCATCCGGAAAGCTCGCCAGGACCAGACGATACGAACTACTTATTTGATAAATTCATGCAAACGATCGAAAGCTATCAAAGTGCAAACAAGGAGGAAGTCTAA
- the pyrF gene encoding orotidine-5'-phosphate decarboxylase, with amino-acid sequence MNKPFFLALDFRTGDEVKDFLQTNDLAEVPVKVGMELFYREGPAIISWLKERNHSIFLDLKLHDIPTTVEKAMYNLAHLGVDIVNVHAAGGSEMIKAARRGLDAGANGSLPKLIAVTVLTSMDEETLQKELYVKQSVDETVQRLALLSKESGADGVVCSAHEVRTIKEVCGKDFLTVTPGIRLTDVSNNDQKRVATPALAKQNGADYLVIGRSITQAESPKANYQRVLEEWDHA; translated from the coding sequence GTGAACAAACCATTTTTTCTAGCTTTGGATTTTCGGACTGGGGATGAAGTGAAAGACTTTTTGCAAACGAATGATTTAGCAGAGGTCCCAGTCAAAGTAGGAATGGAATTATTTTATCGAGAAGGTCCAGCCATTATTTCTTGGTTAAAAGAACGGAATCATTCGATTTTTTTAGACTTGAAATTACACGATATTCCAACAACTGTCGAAAAGGCGATGTACAATCTTGCTCATTTAGGAGTGGATATCGTAAATGTTCATGCTGCTGGTGGCTCAGAGATGATCAAAGCAGCCAGAAGAGGACTTGATGCAGGTGCAAATGGATCATTACCAAAATTGATAGCAGTTACCGTACTTACTTCCATGGATGAAGAGACATTGCAAAAGGAATTGTATGTAAAGCAATCCGTGGACGAGACAGTTCAACGTCTAGCCTTGCTATCGAAAGAAAGTGGAGCAGATGGTGTTGTTTGTTCGGCCCATGAGGTGCGTACAATTAAAGAAGTGTGCGGCAAAGACTTTTTGACGGTAACACCAGGCATCAGGTTAACAGATGTAAGTAATAATGATCAAAAACGAGTGGCAACACCAGCACTTGCGAAACAGAACGGAGCCGATTATTTGGTGATTGGCAGAAGTATTACACAGGCAGAAAGCCCGAAAGCTAATTATCAACGTGTACTAGAGGAGTGGGATCATGCTTAA
- a CDS encoding Rqc2 family fibronectin-binding protein, protein MVFDGIVTRAVGNELDQELVSGRVLKIYQPTETELVMTIRKHGENKQLLISAHPSYARLHLTKDTYDNPKEPSMYCMMLRKYLSGSFVESVEQIENERIIHLHFQTRNEVGDPSVKILVVEVMGKHSNIILIDKERQVILDSIKHISSAQNRHRSILPGSTYIQPPSHQKVNPFCLDGDQLIRKLDFNAGKLDQQLVNTLMGVSPVLAKEIVTRAGLGDHQTYKDAFEDVQHQLLAHQYQPNIMHGKKERFYVIHLAYATEDREDLSSVSGMLDHFYSGKAERDRVKQRAGDLLRFLTNEQKKNKRKLGKLDKTLDDAKDADRYQRDGELLTAHMHLVRHGDKEVEVIDYYDPDQSKRVISLNPNKSPSENAQSLFKKYHKLKKSKEMVEEEKKKTYEEMKYLDEIIEQIDSAREQDIEEIREELQEQGYLKKRQSNTKQKKKPAKPAPEIFYATDGTEILVGKNNKQNEYVTNRLARKDDIWLHTKDIPGSHVVIRAQDPSEDTLLEAAQLAANFSKSKHSSSVPVDYTLIRHVKKPNGAKPGFVTYDNQKTLFVTPDQRLIDHLRKKS, encoded by the coding sequence ATGGTATTTGACGGAATTGTTACACGTGCTGTAGGAAACGAGCTTGATCAAGAGTTGGTTTCTGGACGCGTTTTAAAAATATATCAACCAACAGAGACAGAATTAGTCATGACGATTCGCAAACATGGAGAAAATAAGCAATTATTAATTAGTGCTCATCCTAGTTACGCAAGATTGCACCTTACTAAGGATACATACGATAACCCGAAGGAACCATCGATGTATTGTATGATGTTGCGCAAATATTTAAGTGGAAGTTTTGTTGAATCAGTCGAACAGATTGAGAATGAACGAATTATTCATCTTCATTTCCAGACAAGAAATGAAGTCGGTGATCCAAGTGTTAAAATACTTGTCGTGGAAGTAATGGGAAAACACAGTAATATTATTTTAATCGATAAGGAAAGACAGGTCATTCTTGATAGCATCAAGCATATATCCAGTGCTCAAAATCGGCATCGATCGATTTTGCCAGGCAGCACCTATATACAGCCACCGAGTCATCAGAAGGTTAACCCTTTCTGCCTTGATGGGGATCAACTGATAAGAAAATTGGATTTTAATGCAGGTAAACTGGATCAACAGCTGGTTAATACGTTAATGGGCGTTTCTCCGGTGTTAGCGAAAGAAATCGTAACAAGAGCTGGATTAGGTGATCATCAAACATATAAGGATGCTTTTGAAGACGTTCAACATCAATTGCTAGCACATCAGTATCAGCCAAATATTATGCATGGCAAAAAAGAACGTTTCTATGTCATCCATTTAGCATATGCAACGGAAGATCGCGAAGATTTAAGCAGTGTTAGTGGAATGCTGGATCACTTTTACTCTGGTAAAGCGGAACGAGACAGAGTAAAGCAAAGAGCAGGTGATTTACTCCGATTCCTAACCAATGAACAAAAGAAAAACAAACGAAAATTAGGGAAGCTCGACAAAACATTAGATGATGCTAAGGATGCGGATCGTTATCAGCGTGATGGCGAATTATTGACAGCGCATATGCATTTAGTTCGTCACGGTGATAAAGAGGTCGAGGTGATTGACTACTATGATCCTGATCAATCGAAGCGAGTCATTTCACTAAACCCGAACAAATCTCCGAGCGAAAATGCACAGTCGCTCTTTAAGAAGTACCACAAACTGAAAAAGTCTAAAGAAATGGTAGAGGAAGAAAAGAAAAAAACGTATGAGGAAATGAAGTATCTCGATGAAATTATTGAACAGATTGATTCTGCACGTGAACAGGATATTGAAGAAATACGTGAAGAATTACAAGAGCAAGGTTACCTAAAGAAAAGACAGTCTAATACGAAACAGAAGAAAAAGCCAGCAAAACCAGCTCCTGAAATTTTTTATGCAACAGACGGTACAGAGATCTTAGTAGGTAAGAACAATAAGCAAAACGAATATGTGACAAACCGGTTAGCAAGAAAAGATGACATTTGGCTGCATACGAAGGATATACCAGGATCACACGTCGTCATCCGTGCCCAAGATCCAAGCGAAGATACGTTACTAGAAGCCGCACAACTGGCTGCAAATTTTAGTAAATCGAAACATTCCTCCTCAGTGCCGGTAGATTATACCTTGATTAGGCATGTTAAGAAACCAAACGGTGCAAAGCCTGGTTTTGTCACCTATGATAACCAAAAGACATTGTTTGTAACACCCGATCAGCGATTGATTGATCATTTACGGAAGAAAAGCTAG
- a CDS encoding polysaccharide deacetylase family protein, which produces MKKKLLWSGLAICCLILLGLGSYKLMNAREFQLFGELTAQVETDEKVIALTFDDGPSENVPGILSMLEDYQVKATFFLIGHDIRKYPELTKAIAAAGHQIGNHTYTHSRMIGKSPSFVQQELSSTDSLIRDAGYEGDIDFRPPFGKKLVVLPWILNNQKRETIMWNLEPDTYAATVEEKVDYVLDNIEKGSIILLHPMYDDGEELKVMETILKELTEQNYRFVTVDELQQHAN; this is translated from the coding sequence ATGAAAAAGAAATTGCTATGGAGTGGTTTGGCTATATGTTGTCTAATACTACTGGGTCTTGGCAGCTATAAATTGATGAATGCACGGGAATTTCAATTATTTGGTGAATTAACAGCTCAAGTGGAAACTGATGAAAAGGTCATTGCACTGACTTTTGATGATGGACCGTCTGAGAATGTACCAGGTATTTTATCTATGTTGGAGGATTATCAGGTAAAGGCTACCTTTTTTCTCATTGGACATGATATTAGGAAATATCCGGAGCTGACCAAGGCTATTGCAGCTGCCGGACATCAAATCGGAAATCATACCTATACACATTCTAGAATGATAGGGAAATCTCCATCTTTTGTACAGCAGGAATTATCCTCTACAGATTCTTTAATCAGAGATGCCGGATATGAAGGTGACATCGATTTTCGACCGCCATTTGGTAAAAAGCTTGTAGTATTACCATGGATTCTAAACAATCAGAAAAGGGAAACAATCATGTGGAATCTTGAACCAGATACTTATGCGGCCACAGTAGAAGAAAAAGTGGATTATGTACTCGACAACATAGAAAAAGGATCAATTATCTTACTCCATCCAATGTACGACGATGGAGAGGAATTAAAAGTAATGGAAACAATCTTAAAAGAACTAACAGAACAAAACTACCGATTCGTTACAGTAGACGAACTACAACAGCATGCAAACTAA
- a CDS encoding dihydroorotate dehydrogenase electron transfer subunit, translating to MITKQLLQIISHVQIAEDTFEVVLQSSLAKELKPGQFVHIALKNHMLRRPVSVAGIDKENNNFTIIFKIFGEGTRELSQFRAGDALDVILPCGSYYPLDDLQLDHALIVGGGIGVPPLYYLAKTLKEKGVKVTSVLGFQNKDQVFYEEKFQLLGDTHIATNDGSYGSQGFVTDIISGLPDAFDYYFSCGPTPMLKAVTNQLEAHNGYISLEERMGCGVGTCYACVVPSKTDPTKSKKICKDGPVFAANEVLLT from the coding sequence TTGATAACCAAACAATTACTGCAAATTATAAGTCATGTTCAAATTGCGGAAGATACGTTTGAAGTGGTCTTACAATCTTCATTGGCAAAAGAATTAAAACCAGGACAGTTTGTGCATATTGCCTTAAAGAATCATATGCTTAGAAGACCAGTTTCCGTAGCTGGTATTGATAAAGAGAATAACAATTTCACTATTATCTTTAAAATTTTTGGTGAAGGAACACGCGAATTAAGCCAGTTTCGGGCTGGGGATGCATTAGATGTGATTTTACCGTGTGGCAGTTACTATCCCTTAGATGATTTACAGCTTGATCATGCCTTAATAGTAGGTGGAGGAATCGGTGTTCCTCCTCTCTACTACCTGGCAAAAACCTTAAAGGAAAAAGGTGTTAAGGTAACGAGTGTACTAGGATTTCAGAATAAAGATCAGGTATTTTATGAAGAGAAATTTCAATTGCTAGGGGATACGCATATTGCTACTAATGATGGCAGCTATGGTTCACAAGGATTTGTCACAGATATTATTTCAGGGCTTCCTGATGCATTTGATTATTATTTCTCATGCGGTCCGACCCCAATGCTGAAAGCTGTAACTAATCAATTAGAGGCTCATAATGGTTACATTTCATTGGAAGAACGGATGGGCTGTGGTGTGGGTACGTGCTATGCATGTGTGGTTCCATCTAAAACAGATCCAACCAAGTCGAAAAAAATATGTAAGGATGGTCCTGTCTTTGCGGCGAATGAGGTGTTGTTAACATGA
- the pyrE gene encoding orotate phosphoribosyltransferase — MLKSKELAYALYDIDAIQIRPDRSFVWTSGIQSPIYCDNRLTMSYPEIRQQIVEQFAQMIEQMDEKPDVIAGCATAGIPHAAWLASYLDLPMVYVRSKPKGHGKQNQIEGKISEGDNVIVIEDLISTGGSSLDSAVVLQEAGAKVLSVLAIFSYGLQKADKQFSATGIPFATISNFDVLAETLVENHKITEAEKTDLIQWRDELENN; from the coding sequence ATGCTTAAATCAAAAGAATTGGCATATGCATTATATGATATTGATGCAATTCAAATACGACCTGATCGATCTTTTGTCTGGACATCAGGAATTCAGTCACCAATTTACTGTGACAATCGCTTAACCATGTCATATCCGGAAATAAGACAACAAATCGTGGAACAATTTGCGCAAATGATCGAACAGATGGATGAAAAGCCTGATGTGATTGCTGGCTGCGCAACGGCAGGGATTCCGCATGCTGCATGGTTAGCGTCTTATTTAGATTTACCAATGGTTTATGTGAGATCGAAGCCAAAAGGCCATGGTAAACAAAATCAGATTGAAGGGAAAATTTCAGAAGGTGATAATGTCATTGTCATCGAAGACTTGATCTCGACTGGAGGATCCTCCTTAGACAGTGCTGTAGTATTACAGGAAGCAGGAGCTAAGGTGTTAAGTGTTTTAGCCATTTTTAGCTATGGTTTACAGAAGGCAGATAAACAGTTTAGTGCTACTGGTATCCCATTCGCAACGATCAGTAATTTTGATGTACTTGCAGAGACATTGGTTGAGAATCATAAAATCACCGAAGCAGAAAAAACAGATTTAATACAATGGCGGGATGAACTAGAAAATAATTAA